In Streptomyces qaidamensis, one DNA window encodes the following:
- a CDS encoding DegT/DnrJ/EryC1/StrS family aminotransferase, whose product MLRAAGVGLGDEVVVPAFGNVEVAEAVTMAGALPVFADIDPATYCLDAAAVEAAVTSRTAAVVVVHRFGRLADIARLHALGQRHGLLVLEQGESEAPYDEIARRRERAAYLDAKLRGVRTPDDGDGHTYQQYVVRVPGNGRPDRDAFARAVRARGVECRVPVKTPVHRLPEFRRCVALPETERASDETLALPVDASLTKRDMHRIVSACNALGGLLQPAF is encoded by the coding sequence ATGCTCAGGGCTGCCGGGGTCGGACTCGGTGACGAGGTCGTCGTGCCGGCCTTCGGGAACGTCGAGGTCGCCGAAGCCGTGACCATGGCCGGGGCTCTGCCGGTGTTCGCCGACATAGACCCCGCCACCTACTGTCTCGACGCAGCTGCTGTGGAAGCAGCGGTCACCTCGCGGACCGCTGCCGTGGTCGTCGTCCACCGCTTCGGCCGGCTCGCCGACATCGCTCGGCTGCACGCCCTCGGGCAGCGGCATGGGCTGCTGGTGCTGGAGCAAGGAGAGTCGGAGGCGCCGTACGACGAGATAGCGCGGCGCAGGGAGCGCGCGGCTTATCTCGATGCCAAGTTGAGGGGTGTGCGGACGCCTGACGACGGTGACGGGCACACCTACCAGCAGTACGTCGTGCGGGTTCCGGGCAATGGGCGGCCCGATCGGGACGCCTTCGCTCGGGCCGTGCGGGCCAGGGGAGTCGAGTGCCGGGTGCCGGTGAAGACGCCTGTGCACCGGCTGCCCGAATTCCGTCGCTGTGTCGCGCTGCCGGAGACCGAGCGGGCTTCCGATGAGACTCTTGCGCTGCCCGTGGATGCGTCGTTGACCAAGCGGGACATGCATCGGATCGTGTCGGCCTGCAACGCCCTCGGAGGGCTTCTCCAGCCCGCCTTCTGA
- a CDS encoding SpoIIE family protein phosphatase has protein sequence MTTGLIPGGQPPDPRPTGALPQQRREPAGHAAQHVENRSRSSVITARAAASFEPVGRSVASARSFVRDTLQGWGFADIVDDAVVLTSELVTNAVVHAGTSADVLCLRSDDGVRIEVADRYPEREIPLQATAVNMGSPDREGGRGLQLCAALAGRWGVEYIPTHKTVWFQLDLPARVVGTRSAGPALPSDLLPLADSRVRVAVIQVDRTGHIAAWNEDAEDLFGYAAEQVTGKPLTDLAAWPHTPGTSTGIAEALRLSRWEGSYGIRAATGRVTPVYASHLRVRDTGGEPSTVCLLVRDHERAVLQTPLRGPASDTSTGSEGQNTDPFEVFIGYPAPDDLDGLLQRTVERARDMLDGDSAFLLLATDDETELEVRASTGLPSARQRFARVPVEAGPGRYGSARMPAVHDDLTAVPGAVPLLNGTGMRSVVTVPLKVEGRLTGSLGVAAEAPGRYSNEEALRLQFAADRIALAVESARLGELERLRRGSLNFLVEASDLLAGTLDRDQTLALMAQMTVPTLATWCAVYTIAHQASEPYLSYVLHEDEELIDGIKSLLSKIAPPDPVPTPGARVWSAPGEMAHQAALRSSMRSLGLSGSQTRQVTPGIGPTLATASAVGGETVVLPLVARNRVIGMLTLGKPTDEHFRQEILELAEDLSRRAALALDNARLYSERTAISQSLQRSLLPPELPEIDGVEVEVIYRAAGEGNEVGGDFYDVFPIRDGTYGFAIGDVCGTGPNAAAVTGLARHALRLLAREGLTGPTVLERLNSAILDEGARSRFLTLLYGEMRPQEDGSAELKVVCAGHPLPLRLRQDGTVEPAAEPQPLLGVIEDLELYEQTVTLDPGDVLLCVTDGVTERREGARMLGDDGLADVLTTCTGLTAGAVAARIMRAVERFASDAPSDDMAILAMRVPGLHKD, from the coding sequence ATGACCACCGGACTGATCCCGGGGGGACAGCCCCCGGACCCCCGGCCGACGGGCGCCCTGCCCCAGCAGCGGCGCGAGCCGGCCGGCCACGCAGCCCAGCACGTCGAGAACCGGTCGAGGAGTTCTGTGATCACCGCGCGCGCGGCCGCCAGTTTCGAGCCCGTCGGGCGCTCGGTCGCGAGCGCCCGCTCCTTCGTCCGCGACACCCTCCAGGGCTGGGGCTTCGCGGACATCGTCGACGACGCCGTCGTTCTCACGAGCGAACTGGTGACCAACGCCGTGGTCCACGCCGGCACCTCCGCCGACGTGCTCTGCCTGCGCAGCGACGACGGCGTCCGCATCGAGGTGGCCGACCGCTACCCCGAACGCGAGATCCCCCTCCAGGCGACGGCCGTCAACATGGGCAGCCCCGACCGGGAGGGCGGCCGCGGCCTCCAGCTGTGCGCGGCCCTCGCCGGCCGCTGGGGCGTCGAATACATCCCCACCCACAAGACCGTCTGGTTCCAACTGGACCTGCCCGCACGCGTGGTGGGCACCCGCTCGGCCGGACCGGCCCTCCCCTCCGACCTCCTCCCCCTCGCCGACAGCCGGGTCCGCGTGGCCGTCATCCAGGTCGACCGCACCGGCCACATCGCCGCCTGGAACGAGGACGCCGAAGACCTCTTCGGCTACGCGGCCGAGCAGGTCACCGGCAAGCCCCTCACCGACCTCGCGGCCTGGCCGCACACCCCCGGCACCAGCACCGGCATCGCGGAGGCCCTGCGCCTCTCCCGCTGGGAAGGCAGCTACGGCATCCGCGCCGCCACCGGCCGCGTCACCCCCGTCTACGCCTCCCACCTGCGCGTCCGCGACACCGGCGGCGAACCGTCAACCGTGTGCCTCCTGGTACGGGACCACGAACGGGCAGTTCTGCAGACCCCGCTGCGCGGCCCCGCCTCCGACACCTCCACCGGCTCCGAGGGCCAGAACACCGACCCCTTCGAGGTGTTCATCGGCTACCCCGCACCGGACGACCTCGACGGCCTCCTCCAGCGCACGGTGGAGCGCGCCCGCGACATGCTCGACGGCGACTCGGCGTTCCTCCTGCTGGCCACCGATGACGAGACGGAGCTGGAGGTCCGTGCCTCCACGGGCCTGCCCTCGGCCCGCCAGCGCTTCGCACGCGTCCCCGTCGAGGCGGGCCCCGGCCGCTACGGTTCGGCCCGCATGCCGGCCGTCCACGACGATCTGACGGCGGTCCCCGGCGCCGTACCGTTGCTGAACGGCACGGGCATGCGCTCGGTCGTCACGGTCCCGCTGAAGGTGGAGGGCCGCCTCACCGGCTCCCTCGGCGTCGCCGCGGAGGCGCCCGGCAGATACTCCAACGAGGAGGCCTTGCGCCTCCAGTTCGCCGCCGACCGCATCGCACTCGCCGTCGAATCGGCCCGCCTCGGCGAACTGGAACGCCTGCGCCGCGGCTCCCTGAACTTCCTCGTCGAGGCCTCCGACCTGCTCGCGGGCACCCTGGACCGCGACCAGACCCTGGCCCTGATGGCCCAGATGACGGTGCCCACCCTCGCCACCTGGTGCGCCGTCTACACCATCGCCCACCAGGCCTCGGAGCCGTATCTGTCGTACGTCCTGCATGAGGACGAGGAACTCATCGACGGCATCAAGTCCCTGCTGTCGAAGATCGCCCCGCCCGACCCGGTCCCCACCCCCGGAGCCCGCGTCTGGTCGGCCCCCGGCGAGATGGCCCACCAGGCGGCTCTGCGCAGCTCCATGCGCAGCCTCGGTCTCAGCGGCAGCCAGACCCGCCAGGTCACCCCCGGCATCGGCCCCACCCTCGCGACCGCCTCCGCCGTCGGCGGCGAGACCGTGGTCCTCCCGCTGGTCGCCCGCAACCGCGTCATCGGCATGCTGACCCTCGGCAAGCCCACCGACGAGCACTTCCGCCAGGAGATCCTGGAACTGGCCGAGGATCTCTCCCGCCGGGCCGCCCTGGCCCTGGACAACGCCCGCCTCTACTCGGAGCGCACGGCGATCAGCCAGTCCCTCCAGCGCAGCCTCCTGCCCCCGGAGCTCCCCGAGATCGACGGCGTCGAGGTCGAGGTCATCTACCGCGCCGCCGGCGAGGGCAACGAAGTCGGCGGCGACTTCTACGACGTCTTCCCCATCCGCGACGGCACCTACGGCTTCGCCATCGGCGACGTCTGCGGCACGGGCCCGAACGCGGCAGCGGTCACCGGCCTGGCCCGCCACGCCCTGCGCCTCCTGGCCCGCGAGGGCCTCACCGGCCCGACGGTTCTGGAGCGCCTGAACTCCGCGATCCTCGACGAAGGCGCCCGCAGCCGCTTCCTCACCCTCCTCTACGGCGAGATGCGCCCGCAGGAGGACGGCAGCGCGGAACTGAAGGTCGTCTGTGCCGGCCACCCGCTCCCGCTGCGCCTGCGCCAGGACGGCACGGTCGAACCGGCCGCGGAGCCCCAGCCCCTGCTCGGCGTCATCGAGGACCTGGAGCTCTACGAGCAGACCGTCACCCTCGACCCGGGCGATGTCCTCCTGTGTGTCACGGACGGCGTCACCGAACGCCGGGAGGGCGCCCGCATGCTCGGCGACGACGGCCTCGCCGACGTCCTCACCACCTGCACGGGCCTCACGGCCGGCGCGGTGGCGGCCCGCATCATGCGCGCGGTGGAACGCTTCGCGTCGGACGCCCCTTCGGACGACATGGCAATTCTCGCGATGCGCGTCCCCGGCCTCCACAAGGACTAG